From a single Gracilimonas sp. genomic region:
- a CDS encoding enoyl-ACP reductase: MSDGYGLLKGKKGIIFGALDDRSIAWRIALACKREGADFVLSNAPIALRLGALDKLGEETGAPIIPCDVTNDDEIEELMTKTKEHLGGVDFILHAIGMSPNVRKKKEYTDLNYNWYQQTLDVSAISLHRVLHHAEKSEILNDGGSVVALSYIGAQRIFSKYSDMNDAKALLESIARNYGSRLADRGIRVNTVSQAPTKTSAGTGIKGFDGMYTFAEKIAPMGNPSADECADYCVTLFSDLTRKVTMQNLYHDGGFVTAGISEEMIDDLAKLYSNDDE; the protein is encoded by the coding sequence ATGAGTGACGGTTACGGACTACTAAAAGGAAAAAAAGGAATCATATTCGGAGCGCTGGACGATCGAAGCATCGCCTGGAGAATCGCCCTGGCCTGTAAACGAGAAGGAGCTGACTTCGTACTATCAAATGCCCCCATTGCATTACGGCTTGGTGCTTTGGATAAGCTCGGGGAAGAAACCGGTGCCCCCATCATCCCTTGTGATGTAACCAACGATGATGAAATTGAAGAGCTGATGACCAAAACTAAAGAACACCTGGGCGGTGTTGATTTTATCCTGCATGCTATCGGGATGTCCCCCAATGTTCGAAAGAAAAAAGAATATACCGACCTGAATTACAACTGGTATCAGCAAACACTGGATGTTTCAGCTATTTCGCTGCACCGGGTACTGCACCATGCCGAGAAATCCGAGATTTTGAATGATGGCGGAAGTGTTGTGGCTCTTTCTTATATAGGGGCACAGCGTATTTTCTCCAAGTACTCGGATATGAACGATGCTAAGGCACTGCTGGAAAGCATCGCCCGGAACTATGGCAGCCGGTTGGCTGATCGCGGCATTCGTGTAAACACCGTTTCGCAGGCCCCTACCAAAACCTCGGCCGGAACCGGTATTAAAGGCTTTGACGGCATGTACACCTTTGCAGAGAAAATTGCCCCTATGGGGAATCCTTCTGCTGATGAATGTGCCGATTACTGTGTGACTTTATTCTCAGACCTGACCCGCAAAGTAACCATGCAGAACCTGTACCATGATGGTGGTTTTGTGACCGCAGGTATTTCTGAGGAAATGATTGATGACCTTGCCAAGCTGTATTCAAACGACGACGAATAA
- a CDS encoding DUF4900 domain-containing protein: protein MGRSMLILVAGFMIIAGVITNSNNRRAMMLPQKSAQNISEAQAKNSAVSMIKMAIEKITIDNEWDGEISDVSALPGTASLELYDSQSSSYPEGISVGQGGWDEYKVLLYSEATYGDYTAVIEVMMRRDSYSKYSYFSDEERSSLLGNSEIYFYSSDVISGPIHTNGTFRISGTPTFYGHVSSPNNWQSRNLFGDNPDFRSTTDFNSPERPLPTQTQINDLKSAATATGLTFTNQIDVTFQDDGSVSISEYDEAAEVWRPAEEYAATEHNGIISTTKKASVKGTVSGPLTLHSEDDIEIMGDLEYFDDPRNNEVSADLLGLVSEKDVILDKNAHTYKGSADVNLHASIMAMGTSFRVENYSSGGYRGKINLLGGIIQKNRGPVGTFGGFFGDTGFSKNYEYDTRLRYSIPPYFPRESVFSILSWKDRVIVKN, encoded by the coding sequence ATGGGACGATCCATGTTAATTTTAGTGGCCGGATTTATGATTATTGCCGGCGTTATTACAAACTCGAATAATCGCCGGGCTATGATGCTGCCGCAGAAATCTGCACAGAACATCAGCGAGGCACAAGCCAAAAATTCAGCCGTCAGCATGATCAAGATGGCCATAGAAAAAATCACCATCGATAATGAATGGGATGGAGAGATTTCGGATGTAAGCGCACTCCCCGGAACAGCTTCTCTCGAACTTTACGATTCACAAAGCTCCTCCTATCCCGAAGGAATATCGGTAGGTCAGGGCGGCTGGGATGAGTATAAAGTGCTGCTGTACAGCGAAGCCACCTATGGAGATTACACCGCGGTTATTGAGGTGATGATGCGCCGGGATTCTTATTCCAAATACTCCTATTTCTCGGATGAAGAGCGAAGCAGCCTGCTGGGTAACTCAGAAATTTACTTCTACTCCTCGGATGTCATCTCCGGCCCCATTCACACGAATGGCACATTCAGAATATCTGGAACACCTACCTTTTATGGACATGTTTCCAGCCCTAACAACTGGCAAAGCCGAAATTTGTTTGGCGATAACCCTGACTTCCGGAGTACTACTGATTTTAACTCTCCGGAACGCCCTTTACCTACCCAAACCCAAATTAATGACCTGAAGAGTGCAGCCACGGCAACCGGCTTAACTTTTACCAATCAAATTGACGTGACCTTTCAGGATGACGGCTCCGTTTCTATTTCGGAATATGATGAGGCTGCGGAAGTTTGGCGGCCGGCTGAGGAATATGCTGCAACCGAACACAACGGGATTATTTCCACTACCAAAAAAGCATCGGTCAAAGGCACTGTTTCCGGTCCGTTAACCCTGCACTCAGAAGACGACATTGAAATTATGGGCGATCTGGAATATTTCGACGACCCGCGAAACAATGAGGTGTCTGCTGACCTGCTTGGACTGGTGAGTGAAAAAGATGTGATTCTCGACAAAAACGCGCATACCTATAAGGGCTCCGCTGATGTAAACCTTCACGCTTCCATCATGGCGATGGGTACTTCATTCCGGGTTGAAAATTACAGCTCGGGAGGCTATCGCGGAAAAATAAACTTACTGGGCGGCATCATTCAAAAGAACAGGGGACCGGTTGGTACTTTCGGTGGATTCTTTGGAGACACCGGATTTTCAAAAAACTATGAGTATGACACCCGGCTCCGGTACTCAATCCCTCCGTACTTCCCGCGTGAAAGTGTGTTCTCCATTCTTTCCTGGAAAGACCGCGTAATTGTTAAAAACTAA
- the dinB gene encoding DNA polymerase IV produces MSSEIPIRKIIHVDMDAFYAAVEQRDNPDLQGKPVIVGGSPSGRGVVATASYEARKFGVHSAMPASQAIRLCPHGIFVKANFDAYKKASRQIREIFFEYTDLVEPLSMDEAFLDVTENHKDIPSATLIAKEVKKKIYEVTKLTASAGVAHNKFLAKVASDINKPNGLTLITPDRAEAFLEELDIKQFFGVGKATQKKMHAVGIKTGADLKKWSEIDLVKAFGKSGRFYYRIVRGIDHREVKPHRVRKSYGKERTFSEDIDSLEWIHNFLDELAQTISEGMKKINAAGKTITLKVRYKNFDTITRSYSLPHYTNRYTDITEVVRKLLEDTEVGSRPVRLLGITLSNLNLNEKTAYEQLELSLY; encoded by the coding sequence ATGAGTTCTGAGATACCCATCCGAAAGATTATCCATGTTGATATGGATGCCTTTTATGCCGCCGTTGAGCAGCGGGATAATCCTGATTTGCAAGGGAAGCCGGTGATTGTAGGAGGTTCACCCAGCGGGCGAGGAGTTGTGGCAACCGCCAGTTATGAAGCCCGGAAATTTGGGGTCCACTCGGCAATGCCTGCTTCTCAGGCAATCCGGCTTTGTCCGCACGGTATTTTTGTAAAAGCTAATTTTGATGCTTACAAAAAAGCCTCCCGGCAAATTCGCGAAATCTTCTTCGAATACACCGATCTAGTGGAACCCCTCTCTATGGACGAAGCCTTTCTCGATGTAACCGAAAACCACAAAGACATTCCCTCAGCCACATTGATTGCTAAAGAGGTTAAGAAAAAGATCTATGAAGTCACCAAGTTGACTGCTTCAGCAGGTGTGGCTCACAATAAGTTTTTGGCCAAGGTCGCATCCGACATCAACAAGCCCAACGGACTTACCTTAATCACTCCTGATAGAGCTGAAGCTTTTCTGGAAGAGCTGGATATCAAACAGTTTTTTGGAGTAGGTAAGGCGACACAGAAAAAGATGCATGCCGTGGGTATTAAGACCGGGGCTGACTTAAAAAAGTGGAGTGAAATTGATCTAGTTAAAGCTTTCGGCAAATCCGGGCGGTTCTATTACCGTATTGTTAGGGGGATTGATCATCGTGAGGTAAAGCCGCATCGGGTTCGAAAATCGTATGGTAAAGAACGAACCTTTTCTGAAGACATCGACAGCCTCGAGTGGATCCACAATTTTCTTGACGAGCTGGCGCAAACCATCTCTGAGGGGATGAAGAAGATCAATGCTGCCGGAAAGACCATCACTCTGAAAGTCCGCTATAAAAATTTTGATACCATTACCCGGAGTTATTCCCTGCCACATTATACCAACCGATATACCGACATCACCGAAGTAGTGCGTAAACTTTTGGAGGATACCGAAGTGGGAAGTCGCCCGGTGCGCTTGCTGGGCATCACCCTGTCAAATTTAAACCTGAATGAGAAAACCGCGTACGAGCAATTGGAGCTTAGTCTGTATTGA
- a CDS encoding serine hydrolase domain-containing protein, protein MQKRLSFLILFSFLTLTVFGQEVAVQADIAEAEKLVESYYRHYNIPGMSVSVYRDGEIIWSRGFGYSDLSTRTPVDPDGTLFRVGSVSKTYTAAAVGLLYQQGKMDLDESIHTYVPEFPEKKYDFTVEEVAGHLAGVRHYRDNEFMSTVRYNTVTAGLEIFKEDTLLFEPGSSYSYSSYGWNLVSAAVEGASGEEFIPFMETEVFQPLGMNNTMPDYAYRDIPARTKFYIYEDGENEEAPYVDNSYKWAGGGFLSTTEDMIKFGEAHLSSDFLNQKTKDRLMKPLETDDGESTNYGIGWATMEIGGTAWKGHSGGSVGGSTMFLMHLENEVIIAFAINRSSAPMNELRNELAKIFIE, encoded by the coding sequence ATGCAAAAGCGACTTAGTTTTCTGATTCTATTCTCATTCCTGACTCTCACTGTCTTTGGGCAGGAAGTGGCTGTTCAGGCCGACATTGCCGAAGCAGAAAAACTCGTAGAGTCTTACTATCGGCACTATAACATCCCCGGGATGAGCGTAAGTGTGTACCGGGATGGAGAAATTATTTGGTCGCGCGGCTTTGGCTATTCGGATCTTTCCACCCGAACGCCGGTCGATCCTGACGGCACCTTGTTTCGGGTAGGCAGCGTATCCAAAACTTATACCGCCGCTGCCGTCGGGTTACTGTACCAGCAGGGAAAAATGGATCTGGATGAATCGATTCACACCTACGTACCGGAATTTCCTGAAAAGAAATACGACTTTACCGTTGAAGAAGTGGCCGGGCATCTGGCTGGGGTCAGGCATTATCGGGATAATGAATTTATGAGTACCGTGCGATATAACACCGTTACAGCAGGACTCGAAATTTTTAAGGAAGACACCCTTTTGTTTGAACCCGGTTCCTCTTATTCCTATTCCAGCTATGGATGGAATTTGGTAAGTGCTGCTGTTGAAGGCGCATCAGGTGAAGAGTTCATTCCTTTTATGGAAACCGAAGTTTTTCAACCCCTGGGAATGAATAACACCATGCCCGATTATGCCTACCGTGATATTCCGGCCAGAACCAAGTTCTACATTTACGAAGACGGAGAAAACGAAGAAGCACCCTACGTGGACAACAGTTATAAATGGGCCGGCGGAGGATTCCTCTCCACAACCGAAGATATGATCAAGTTTGGGGAAGCCCATCTCTCTTCCGACTTTCTGAATCAGAAAACAAAAGATCGCTTGATGAAGCCTCTTGAAACCGATGATGGAGAATCCACAAACTACGGTATTGGCTGGGCAACCATGGAAATTGGCGGCACGGCATGGAAAGGACACAGCGGAGGTTCGGTAGGCGGAAGCACCATGTTTCTGATGCATCTCGAAAATGAAGTTATCATCGCCTTTGCCATTAACCGATCAAGTGCGCCAATGAACGAACTTCGAAATGAGCTGGCTAAAATTTTTATTGAATAG
- a CDS encoding peptide chain release factor 3, protein MSTATAESNIIKEAKKRRTFAIISHPDAGKTTLTEKLLLYGGALHEAGSIRARKATRHAASDWMSIEQERGISVTSSVLRFEKEGIKYNLLDTPGHKDFSEDTLRTLVAADSGLMVIDVAKGVEEQTEKLFEVCKLREVPVITFVNKCDRPGMEPLEILSNIENKLGIEAVPASWPMGYGQKFQGIYDVIEKKVHMYQKTEHGAKKAVTEVLDLEDAIEASSMSSVEKEAFEEEVMLIDDMYENMDREAYATGKVTPVFFGSALHNFGLDVFLNYFHQLAPHPQQYKTPDGVARDLNDGFSGFIFKMQANMNPDHRDCAAFIRVASGRFERGQQVTIAGNGKKVKMSTPHTLMGDDRQLLEDAYPGDIVSIFNPGSFRIGTTIFEKNEVKFDVIPLFTPEHFQKVATKDPFKRKQLREGLKQLSEEGVVHVFEVPNGVGNELLLGTVGVLQFEVVEHRMLTEYGVELIKTPVSYHCARWLPNDRDDVIEKLEASYSTHVTKDMEENPIVLFDSQYALSQGEEKAGAENLYKFKQG, encoded by the coding sequence ATGAGCACGGCCACAGCCGAATCAAACATCATCAAAGAGGCGAAAAAGCGACGAACCTTCGCCATTATATCTCACCCGGATGCTGGTAAAACCACCCTCACGGAAAAGCTGTTGCTGTATGGCGGAGCGCTGCACGAGGCTGGATCTATCCGCGCGAGAAAAGCTACCCGGCACGCCGCCTCCGACTGGATGTCGATAGAGCAAGAGCGTGGTATCTCAGTGACATCATCCGTACTTCGGTTTGAGAAAGAAGGGATCAAGTACAACCTGCTGGATACACCGGGTCACAAAGACTTTTCTGAAGATACGCTCCGAACTTTAGTAGCTGCCGACTCCGGCCTGATGGTGATTGACGTAGCCAAAGGCGTGGAGGAGCAAACCGAGAAATTATTTGAAGTATGTAAGCTCCGTGAAGTGCCGGTCATCACCTTTGTGAATAAATGTGACCGCCCCGGGATGGAGCCATTGGAAATTCTCAGTAACATCGAGAATAAGCTGGGGATTGAAGCCGTGCCCGCCAGCTGGCCTATGGGCTACGGACAGAAATTCCAGGGCATCTATGATGTGATTGAGAAGAAAGTACACATGTATCAAAAGACGGAACACGGAGCCAAAAAGGCCGTCACGGAAGTTCTTGATCTGGAAGATGCTATTGAAGCTTCGTCCATGTCGAGCGTGGAAAAGGAAGCCTTCGAAGAAGAGGTGATGCTGATTGACGACATGTATGAAAACATGGATCGGGAAGCATATGCAACCGGTAAAGTAACGCCGGTATTTTTTGGATCGGCCCTGCACAACTTCGGGCTGGATGTGTTTCTTAACTACTTCCATCAGCTTGCCCCGCACCCACAGCAATACAAAACACCCGACGGTGTGGCCCGTGATTTAAACGACGGCTTCTCCGGCTTCATCTTTAAGATGCAAGCCAACATGAATCCAGATCACCGCGACTGTGCCGCTTTTATCCGTGTGGCTTCCGGTAGATTTGAGCGCGGACAGCAGGTAACCATCGCCGGAAACGGCAAGAAAGTGAAGATGTCGACCCCCCATACTTTGATGGGTGATGACCGCCAGCTGCTGGAAGATGCTTATCCCGGTGATATTGTCTCTATTTTCAATCCCGGTTCATTCCGTATCGGAACCACCATTTTTGAGAAGAATGAAGTTAAGTTTGATGTAATCCCCCTTTTCACCCCCGAGCATTTTCAAAAAGTAGCCACCAAAGACCCCTTCAAGCGAAAGCAGCTTAGAGAAGGTCTGAAACAGCTTTCTGAAGAAGGGGTGGTTCACGTCTTTGAAGTGCCAAACGGAGTAGGAAATGAGCTGCTGCTGGGAACAGTGGGTGTACTTCAATTTGAAGTGGTAGAACACCGCATGCTGACTGAATATGGGGTTGAGCTCATCAAAACCCCGGTATCCTATCATTGTGCCCGCTGGTTGCCCAACGACCGGGATGATGTGATTGAAAAACTGGAAGCCAGCTATTCCACCCACGTCACCAAAGACATGGAAGAAAATCCCATCGTGCTTTTCGATTCCCAATACGCCCTTTCGCAAGGCGAAGAAAAAGCAGGAGCCGAAAACCTCTACAAATTCAAACAAGGCTAA
- the ruvA gene encoding Holliday junction branch migration protein RuvA — protein MIAFLKGYIEEKKDGVVVLDVQGVGYRVEISSITQEQLESAGSEVKLLTYHHITDSDERLFGFFSTDEKALFEKLITVKGVGPKLGLTILSGLPADQLIGAITGSDAATLSKVPGIGKKTAERIIVELKDKLAEYAVSAGVTPTGPKEAGVTGEAISALESLGFKKKESEQAVLKAIKNTGSDDPSVIIKKALASLNK, from the coding sequence ATGATCGCATTTTTAAAAGGGTACATCGAAGAAAAGAAAGACGGCGTTGTTGTGCTCGACGTTCAGGGCGTAGGCTACCGGGTTGAGATTTCATCTATCACCCAGGAACAGCTGGAAAGCGCCGGCTCGGAAGTTAAATTGCTGACCTACCATCATATCACCGATAGCGATGAACGTTTATTTGGTTTTTTTTCTACCGATGAAAAAGCTCTTTTTGAAAAACTGATTACCGTGAAGGGGGTGGGACCAAAACTCGGGCTTACCATTCTTTCGGGTCTGCCCGCCGATCAGCTTATTGGTGCGATTACCGGCTCTGATGCAGCCACCCTATCCAAAGTGCCCGGAATTGGAAAGAAAACAGCCGAACGCATTATCGTGGAACTGAAAGACAAGCTCGCTGAGTATGCCGTATCAGCCGGTGTAACTCCAACCGGACCGAAAGAAGCAGGGGTAACCGGAGAAGCTATATCTGCCCTTGAATCATTGGGCTTCAAGAAAAAAGAATCTGAGCAAGCCGTTCTAAAAGCCATCAAAAACACCGGCAGTGATGATCCTTCTGTGATTATTAAGAAAGCCCTTGCCAGCTTGAACAAATAA
- the ruvC gene encoding crossover junction endodeoxyribonuclease RuvC, with protein MPDIILGIDPGSRNTGYALLTEENGKLIALRCDVIRMADIDDHAERLQVIFDQISGIIRSNQPTSCAVETPVYGVDPMAMLKLGRAQAAAMLAIKNSGREVTEYFPKVVKKSITGNGNASKEQVAFMLNKMVKIPDEKLSNDATDALAVAWCHLMKGQGIPGSSKKKTHQNNKKGDWASFVQDNPDRVKGL; from the coding sequence ATGCCTGACATAATCCTCGGTATTGATCCCGGCTCCCGAAACACCGGCTATGCGCTGTTGACGGAAGAAAACGGAAAACTGATCGCCTTGCGGTGTGATGTAATCCGAATGGCCGATATTGATGATCATGCCGAGCGATTACAGGTGATATTTGACCAGATTTCCGGAATCATCCGTTCTAACCAGCCCACATCGTGTGCGGTTGAAACCCCGGTATATGGGGTCGACCCCATGGCGATGCTGAAGCTGGGAAGAGCCCAGGCGGCCGCCATGCTGGCCATTAAAAATTCCGGCCGGGAAGTAACCGAGTATTTCCCAAAAGTGGTGAAAAAGTCCATTACCGGAAACGGAAACGCCAGCAAAGAGCAGGTGGCCTTTATGCTGAATAAAATGGTAAAGATACCGGATGAGAAACTATCCAATGATGCCACGGATGCTTTGGCTGTAGCATGGTGTCATTTGATGAAAGGGCAGGGCATTCCCGGTTCATCTAAAAAGAAAACGCACCAAAACAATAAAAAAGGGGATTGGGCCAGTTTTGTGCAGGATAACCCGGACAGGGTGAAGGGCCTTTAG
- a CDS encoding glycoside hydrolase family 13 protein, with product MKKICSLFLSLFLLSILAQAQTPQEIQVVDPPFWWVEMPVNELQLQLYGEELGHYRASVEYPGVEITAQYAVDSPNYLFLYFDISKDARAGTMPITLTRGGKSITLNYELKTREFQEGRHQGFDASDVIYLMMPDRFANGDPSNDSVEGMLEAADRSNPERRQGGDIQGVMDHLDYIKDLGMTAIWFTPIIENDMSADYGAYHGYAATDLYRVDRRYGSNEEYKKLVEEAHQKDMKVIMDMIHNHIGDRHWWMDDLPTSDWVHDIEEYGTTNFRGAVASDPYASEYDSDKLMNGWFVKEMPDLNQKNELLADYLIQNTIWWIEYSGIDGIRMDTYVYPDQQYMARWAKEVLEAYPNFNIVGESWVNTVPAEAYWQYDKPGVDDGYDSNLPSVTDFQIANAIRQAFNEDFGWLNGLSKLYYVLSQDFVYADPMLNVNFLDNHDMGRIYETVGKDEDYFKMAYAFLMTTRGIPQVYYGTELMMGHENRGGDDEAWRQTMPGGWPDDDRSVFTEKGRTDKENEILDWISELTTWRKNAAAIHEGRLVHFVPENNTYVYFRVHEKQTVMVVMNANEGSYTLNSTRFAEILNGFEHGVNVVSGEKIDVSGDFEVPGKTTGVWELR from the coding sequence ATGAAGAAAATTTGTTCCCTTTTTCTGTCCCTATTCCTTTTATCAATACTTGCTCAGGCTCAGACTCCACAAGAAATTCAGGTTGTTGATCCGCCTTTCTGGTGGGTAGAAATGCCCGTTAATGAACTCCAGCTTCAGCTGTACGGCGAGGAACTTGGTCACTACCGCGCATCCGTTGAATATCCCGGCGTGGAAATTACCGCTCAGTATGCTGTTGATTCTCCCAATTACCTGTTCCTCTATTTTGATATTTCGAAGGATGCCAGAGCCGGAACCATGCCCATCACTTTAACCCGGGGTGGAAAAAGCATCACCTTGAATTACGAGCTAAAAACCCGGGAATTTCAGGAAGGTCGCCATCAGGGCTTTGATGCCTCCGATGTAATTTACCTGATGATGCCCGACCGTTTTGCCAATGGAGACCCATCCAACGACAGCGTAGAAGGAATGCTGGAAGCAGCCGACCGATCTAACCCCGAACGGAGACAGGGCGGGGATATTCAGGGGGTGATGGATCATCTGGATTACATCAAAGATCTAGGAATGACCGCCATTTGGTTCACGCCGATTATCGAAAATGATATGAGCGCTGATTATGGGGCTTATCACGGTTATGCCGCCACCGACTTGTACCGGGTTGACCGCCGTTATGGAAGCAACGAGGAGTATAAAAAGCTGGTGGAAGAAGCTCACCAAAAAGACATGAAAGTGATCATGGATATGATTCATAATCACATCGGCGACCGGCACTGGTGGATGGATGATTTGCCGACTTCCGACTGGGTACATGATATCGAAGAATATGGAACCACGAATTTTCGGGGAGCCGTGGCCTCCGACCCTTATGCCTCGGAATACGACTCCGACAAACTGATGAATGGATGGTTTGTGAAGGAAATGCCCGACCTGAATCAGAAGAATGAGTTGCTTGCTGATTACCTGATTCAAAACACCATCTGGTGGATTGAGTACTCCGGAATCGATGGCATCCGCATGGATACCTACGTGTATCCCGACCAGCAGTATATGGCGCGCTGGGCGAAAGAAGTGCTGGAAGCCTATCCCAATTTTAACATTGTGGGAGAATCATGGGTGAACACCGTTCCTGCTGAAGCCTACTGGCAATACGATAAGCCCGGAGTTGATGATGGCTATGATTCAAACCTTCCCAGCGTAACCGATTTCCAAATTGCCAATGCTATCCGTCAGGCCTTTAATGAAGACTTTGGCTGGCTGAACGGACTAAGCAAATTGTATTACGTGCTGTCTCAGGATTTTGTGTATGCCGACCCCATGCTGAACGTAAACTTCCTGGATAACCACGATATGGGCCGCATCTACGAAACGGTGGGCAAAGACGAAGACTACTTCAAAATGGCCTATGCTTTTTTGATGACCACACGTGGAATTCCACAGGTTTACTATGGCACAGAACTGATGATGGGGCACGAAAACCGGGGTGGTGATGATGAGGCCTGGCGACAAACCATGCCCGGCGGCTGGCCTGATGACGACCGCAGCGTATTTACCGAAAAAGGTCGCACCGACAAGGAGAACGAGATCCTGGATTGGATCAGTGAACTAACCACTTGGCGCAAAAATGCTGCAGCAATTCATGAAGGGCGGCTGGTTCACTTTGTGCCAGAAAATAATACCTATGTCTATTTTCGGGTTCACGAAAAGCAAACCGTGATGGTGGTCATGAATGCCAATGAAGGGTCTTATACTTTAAACAGCACTCGTTTTGCCGAAATTCTAAATGGTTTTGAACATGGGGTAAATGTGGTTTCAGGAGAAAAAATAGACGTTTCCGGAGATTTCGAAGTGCCAGGAAAAACAACCGGCGTTTGGGAGCTGAGATAA
- a CDS encoding amidohydrolase — MKKVLSLIFVSLFTLSSFAQSTADLKKIIDERADEIEQQVIDWRRHFHENPELSNREFETAAYIADYLNELGLDVETEVAHTGVVALLEGGKPGPVIALRADMDALPVTERTDVPFKSTATGMYQGKEVGVMHACGHDTHMAILMGVAKILTEMKDDLKGTIKFIFQPAEEGAPQGEEGGGELMVKEGVLQNPDVDVIFGLHINDATPVGTIRYRPEGIMASVNSFSLDIKGKQAHGSAPWNGVDPIVTAAQIINNAQTIVSRNMELTKQAAVVTFGVIEGGVRHNIIPESIHLEGTIRALDEDMRQLIFKRLETIVQNTAESNGAEATLTIHKGYPITYNDPELTAMMAPTLEELAGEENAVIMDAITGAEDFSFFQKEVPGLYFFIGGKAPNREASGHHTPDFYIDESGMKLGVRAMSNLVIDYMNSAGM; from the coding sequence ATGAAAAAAGTACTCTCCCTGATTTTCGTTTCACTTTTCACCCTAAGCAGCTTTGCTCAATCCACAGCCGACCTAAAAAAAATTATCGATGAGCGCGCTGATGAGATTGAACAACAGGTCATAGACTGGCGCCGGCACTTCCACGAAAACCCGGAGCTTTCTAACCGTGAATTTGAAACAGCTGCTTACATTGCTGATTACCTGAATGAGTTGGGCTTAGATGTGGAAACCGAAGTAGCCCATACCGGCGTAGTTGCACTTTTGGAAGGCGGAAAGCCCGGACCGGTCATCGCCTTACGGGCCGACATGGACGCCCTCCCGGTTACTGAACGCACCGATGTTCCCTTTAAATCGACAGCAACCGGAATGTATCAGGGCAAGGAAGTTGGGGTCATGCACGCTTGCGGTCACGATACCCACATGGCCATCCTGATGGGCGTGGCTAAAATACTGACGGAAATGAAAGATGACCTGAAGGGAACTATTAAGTTTATCTTTCAACCTGCTGAAGAAGGAGCGCCACAGGGAGAAGAAGGCGGTGGCGAGCTGATGGTTAAAGAAGGCGTTCTCCAAAACCCGGATGTAGATGTAATCTTTGGGTTACATATTAATGATGCCACCCCGGTTGGAACTATCCGTTACCGGCCGGAAGGAATTATGGCCAGCGTGAACAGCTTCAGCCTCGATATTAAAGGGAAGCAAGCTCACGGCTCAGCTCCATGGAATGGAGTTGATCCGATTGTGACGGCCGCTCAAATCATCAACAATGCCCAAACCATTGTGAGCCGGAATATGGAACTCACCAAACAAGCGGCTGTTGTTACTTTTGGCGTTATTGAGGGAGGTGTTCGTCACAACATCATCCCGGAAAGCATTCATCTTGAAGGAACCATTCGCGCCCTGGATGAAGACATGCGTCAACTTATTTTTAAACGACTGGAAACCATCGTCCAGAATACAGCAGAAAGCAACGGGGCCGAAGCGACCCTGACCATCCATAAAGGATATCCGATCACTTATAACGATCCGGAATTAACGGCCATGATGGCTCCCACCCTTGAAGAACTAGCCGGAGAGGAAAATGCTGTGATTATGGATGCCATCACCGGAGCAGAGGATTTCTCCTTTTTCCAGAAGGAGGTGCCCGGGCTGTACTTTTTTATTGGCGGAAAAGCTCCCAACCGGGAGGCTTCCGGACACCACACCCCGGATTTCTACATTGATGAAAGCGGGATGAAATTAGGTGTTCGGGCCATGAGCAACCTGGTGATTGATTATATGAATTCCGCCGGGATGTAA